In Actinomycetota bacterium, a single window of DNA contains:
- a CDS encoding sugar transferase: MSRGRFIALSVVLDAVLVNVGFLLAYLLRFGGHLPEFNFQPYLSLAPILTAAFLGAGYIYGLYEPERTENPWAVVRAVLLSVTVGSLLTFAIAFVAGTHFFSLSRLVIGIAWALQNMLLAGWRMSLLRVTPIRWPQQRVLVIGVGGVAVELATEMRRREGWGYRVVGLLARDEHERISSPGEISGFPVLGTASEAAAVVAAERVDRVIVVSPVALRELVENLALSDEADVRVDVVPELYEVFIGTVDNLIGDIPLMEITRRTVPPWYAATKRVADFVSALALLVVLSPVLLLAALAILVSMGRPVTFSQERVGKDMKPFRVHKFRTMVRDAEKDTGPVLAADDDARITPLGRFLRTFRIDELPQLLNILAGEMSFVGPRPERGFFVERFARDIPGYRERFRVKPGATGLAQVSGSYATTPERKLKYDLIYMYHQNLLMDVQILVETLRVVLTGRGAR, encoded by the coding sequence ATGTCGCGCGGACGCTTCATAGCGCTCTCCGTGGTGCTCGACGCCGTGCTCGTCAACGTCGGGTTCCTGCTCGCGTACCTCCTGCGTTTCGGCGGCCACCTGCCCGAGTTCAACTTCCAGCCGTACCTGTCCCTTGCGCCGATACTCACCGCCGCGTTCCTCGGCGCCGGCTACATCTACGGCCTCTACGAGCCCGAGCGGACCGAGAACCCTTGGGCGGTCGTGCGCGCGGTCCTGCTCTCGGTCACCGTCGGCTCGCTGCTGACCTTCGCGATCGCGTTCGTCGCCGGCACGCACTTCTTCTCGCTGTCGCGCCTCGTGATCGGTATCGCGTGGGCGCTCCAGAACATGTTGCTGGCCGGCTGGCGCATGTCGCTGCTGCGCGTCACCCCGATCCGCTGGCCGCAGCAGCGCGTGCTCGTCATCGGCGTCGGTGGCGTGGCCGTGGAGCTGGCGACCGAGATGCGCCGCCGCGAGGGCTGGGGCTACCGCGTCGTCGGCCTGCTCGCGCGCGACGAGCACGAGCGCATCAGCTCGCCCGGCGAGATCTCCGGCTTCCCCGTGCTCGGCACCGCGTCCGAGGCGGCGGCGGTGGTCGCGGCCGAACGCGTGGACCGCGTGATCGTCGTCTCGCCGGTGGCGCTGCGCGAGCTCGTGGAGAACCTCGCGCTGTCCGACGAGGCGGACGTGCGCGTCGACGTGGTGCCCGAGCTCTACGAGGTCTTCATCGGCACCGTGGACAACCTCATCGGCGACATCCCGCTCATGGAGATCACGCGCCGTACCGTGCCGCCGTGGTACGCGGCGACCAAGCGGGTCGCCGACTTCGTGAGCGCGCTCGCGCTGCTCGTCGTGCTCTCGCCCGTCCTGCTCCTCGCGGCGCTGGCGATCCTCGTCTCGATGGGCCGGCCGGTCACGTTCAGCCAGGAGCGCGTGGGCAAGGACATGAAGCCGTTCCGAGTGCACAAGTTCCGGACCATGGTGCGCGATGCGGAGAAGGACACCGGCCCGGTGCTCGCCGCCGACGACGACGCGCGCATCACGCCGCTCGGCCGGTTCCTGCGCACCTTCCGCATCGACGAGCTGCCGCAGCTGCTCAACATCCTCGCCGGTGAGATGAGTTTCGTGGGGCCGAGGCCCGAGCGGGGGTTCTTCGTGGAGCGCTTCGCCCGCGACATCCCGGGCTACCGCGAGCGGTTCCGCGTCAAGCCGGGCGCCACGGGGCTCGCGCAGGTGAGCGGGTCGTACGCCACGACGCCCGAACGCAAGCTGAAGTACGACCTCATCTATATGTATCATCAGAACCTGCTGATGGACGTCCAGATACTCGTCGAGACGCTGCGCGTGGTCCTCACGGGCCGGGGAGCGCGGTAG
- a CDS encoding glycosyltransferase, producing MRVTFVNKYYPPHLGGIEYHLRDLAEELASRDGVEVTVLVANEGRATVEEVVGGVRVVRESRAFAYASTPVAPRMRSRMRGLVRETDVFHLNFPYPWGEVAWLSAGRGVPSVVWYHSDIVRQKVLGALYGPVADRVLDRASAVIAGSPQMAANSPVLQRHAAKVRVVPYGIHTERYDATPEVMRRAEELRSQHSRPVVLFVGRLVYYKGVDVLLRALPQLDCDLVAIGSGPLEGELRALAAGLGCDGRVTFLPHAGDLDLRAWYRAADVFCLPSVAPSEAFGLVQVEAHASGTPVVSTRLGTGVEFANEHGVTGLTVEPNDPAALAEALGSLLGDESLRTRLGEQAARRAREVFSVGRMADEVTAVYRSL from the coding sequence ATGCGGGTCACCTTCGTCAACAAGTACTACCCGCCGCACCTCGGGGGCATCGAGTACCACCTGCGCGACCTCGCCGAGGAGCTCGCCTCGCGCGACGGCGTAGAGGTGACCGTGCTCGTGGCGAACGAGGGCCGCGCGACCGTCGAGGAGGTCGTCGGCGGGGTGCGCGTCGTGCGCGAGAGCCGCGCGTTCGCGTACGCGTCCACGCCCGTCGCGCCCCGCATGCGCTCGCGGATGCGCGGACTCGTGCGCGAGACCGACGTCTTCCACCTCAACTTCCCCTACCCGTGGGGCGAGGTCGCCTGGCTGTCCGCGGGCCGGGGGGTGCCTTCGGTGGTCTGGTATCACAGCGACATCGTCCGCCAGAAGGTGCTCGGGGCGCTGTACGGACCCGTTGCGGACCGCGTGCTCGACCGCGCGTCCGCGGTCATCGCCGGCTCGCCCCAGATGGCGGCGAACTCGCCGGTGCTGCAGCGGCATGCCGCCAAGGTCCGCGTGGTCCCGTACGGGATCCACACCGAGCGCTACGACGCCACGCCCGAGGTGATGCGGCGCGCCGAGGAGCTGCGCTCGCAGCACTCCCGCCCGGTCGTGCTCTTCGTCGGGAGGCTCGTCTACTACAAGGGTGTCGACGTGCTGCTCCGCGCGCTGCCGCAGCTCGACTGCGACCTCGTCGCAATCGGTAGCGGCCCGCTCGAGGGCGAGCTGCGCGCTCTGGCGGCCGGGCTGGGTTGTGACGGTCGCGTGACGTTCCTGCCGCACGCGGGCGACCTCGACCTGCGCGCGTGGTATCGTGCCGCCGACGTGTTCTGTCTGCCGTCGGTCGCACCTTCGGAGGCGTTCGGGCTGGTGCAGGTCGAGGCGCATGCCTCGGGCACGCCGGTGGTCAGCACGCGGCTCGGGACCGGCGTTGAGTTCGCGAACGAGCACGGCGTCACGGGGCTGACGGTCGAGCCGAACGACCCGGCGGCGCTCGCCGAGGCGCTCGGCTCGCTGCTGGGCGATGAGTCGCTGCGCACGCGGCTCGGCGAGCAGGCGGCGCGCCGCGCGCGCGAGGTGTTCTCGGTCGGACGAATGGCCGACGAGGTGACGGCGGTCTACCGCTCGCTGTGA
- a CDS encoding cupin domain-containing protein: PFDTAVLEVSGAVAVVPAELAWSDVGSLLSIARLAEPDERGNTLVGRAVDVGSTGSLVYSAGRLVATLGLTDALVVDTADATLVTTRDRAQDVRLVVDALRAAGAEEVVRPRDVARPWGGWTLLMRGEGFQIKSIRVTPGARLSLQTHARRTEHWVVVRGTARVALGERTVTVAANESVYVPLGMAHRLENPGTEPLEVIEVAVGEYLEEDDIVRLDDDWGR, from the coding sequence CCGTTCGACACCGCCGTGCTCGAGGTCTCGGGCGCGGTCGCGGTCGTGCCGGCCGAGCTGGCCTGGTCCGACGTCGGCTCCCTGCTCTCGATCGCGCGCCTCGCCGAGCCGGACGAGCGCGGCAACACGCTCGTCGGCCGCGCCGTCGACGTCGGCTCGACCGGCTCGCTCGTCTACTCCGCCGGCCGGCTCGTCGCCACGCTCGGCCTGACCGACGCGCTCGTCGTCGACACCGCGGACGCCACGCTCGTCACCACGCGCGACCGCGCGCAGGACGTGCGCCTCGTCGTCGACGCGCTGCGGGCCGCCGGCGCCGAGGAGGTCGTGCGCCCGCGCGACGTCGCGCGCCCGTGGGGCGGGTGGACGCTGCTCATGCGCGGCGAGGGCTTCCAGATCAAGTCCATCCGCGTCACGCCCGGCGCCCGCCTGTCGCTGCAGACGCACGCGCGCCGCACGGAGCACTGGGTCGTCGTGCGCGGGACCGCGCGGGTGGCCCTCGGCGAGCGGACCGTCACGGTCGCCGCCAACGAGTCCGTGTACGTGCCGCTCGGCATGGCGCACCGCCTCGAGAACCCGGGGACCGAGCCGCTCGAGGTCATCGAGGTCGCCGTCGGCGAGTACCTCGAAGAGGACGACATCGTGCGCCTCGACGACGACTGGGGCAGGTAG